In a genomic window of Quercus lobata isolate SW786 chromosome 4, ValleyOak3.0 Primary Assembly, whole genome shotgun sequence:
- the LOC115988059 gene encoding endoglucanase 14-like: MSSIKVFSLVSLCIILLAHGVTSFEYGEALTKSLLFYEGQRSGKLPSNQRVQWRGDSALKDGSDAGVDLVGGYYDAGDHVKFGFPFAFTITMLSWSTIEFQAQLEAKNELSNALGAIKWGTDYLIKAHPEPNVLYGQVGDGESDHSCWQRPEDMTSPRTTFKIDEEHPGSDLAAETAAAFAAASIAFKPSNPKYASQLIEHAKQLFDFARNHQGVYQSSIPQAGNFYSSSGFEDELLWAAAWLHRATDEKTYLDFLGGSSNSGGTRTVFSWDDKYVGAQVLVSKLVLEGKVEYSGIWSQYKSQAEQFICSCAQKGNSNVKKSPGGLLWFLPFNNLQYTTSATFIATAYSQYLTGKKALIQCAGGIVQPDELITLAKSQVDYILGSNPQKMSYMVGFGSNYPKQLHHRGASIVSIEKNPEPVTCKGGFDLYFNKNEPNPNVLDGAVVGGPDDNDGFTDSRSNFQQAETAIANIAPLVGVLARIA; the protein is encoded by the exons ATGTCTTCAATCAAAGTCTTTAGTTTGGTTAGCTTGTGTATCATTTTATTGGCTCATGGAGTTACTTCATTTGAATATGGTGAAGCTCTGACAAAGTCTTTGTTGTTTTATGAGGGCCAACGTTCAGGGAAATTGCCATCTAACCAAAGAGTGCAATGGCGCGGAGATTCTGCACTTAAAGATGGTAGCGATGCAGGA gttgatCTTGTGGGAGGATATTACGATGCTGGGGACCACGTAAAGTTTGGTTTCCCTTTTGCATTCACAATAACAATGCTTTCATGGAGCACAATAGAGTTCCAAGCTCAACTTGAGGCCAAGAATGAGCTTTCAAATGCACTAGGTGCCATCAAGTGGGGCACAGATTACTTGATCAAAGCCCATCCTGAACCAAACGTTCTATATGGTCAAGTTGGTGATGGTGAATCTGATCATTCATGTTGGCAAAGACCAGAAGACATGACTTCCCCAAGAACAACTTTTAAGATTGATGAGGAACATCCAGGATCTGATCTTGCTGCTGAAACTGCTGCAGCTTTCGCCGCAGCTTCTATTGCTTTCAAGCCATCAAATCCCAAATATGCATCCCAGCTTATAGAACATGCAAAACAG CTCTTTGACTTTGCACGCAATCACCAGGGAGTGTACCAAAGCAGCATTCCTCAAGCAGGAAATTTCTACAGCAGTAGCGGATTTGAG GATGAATTGTTATGGGCTGCAGCATGGCTTCATCGTGCCACCGACGAGAAAACTTACCTAGATTTCCTTGGAGGATCATCAAATTCCGGTGGAACCAGAACCGTGTTTTCCTGGGATGACAAATATGTTGGAGCACAAGTCCTAGTTTCAAAG CTTGTTTTGGAGGGGAAGGTGGAGTATTCAGGCATATGGAGCCAGTACAAGAGCCAGGCAGAGCAGTTCATATGCTCTTGTGCACAGAAAGGCAATAGTAATGTTAAGAAGTCACCTGGGGGTTTGTTGTGGTTTCTACCATTTAATAACCTTCAATACACCACCTCTGCTACATTCATTGCCACTGCATATTCTCAATATCTGACTGGAAAGAAGGCTTTGATCCAATGTGCTGGTGGCATAGTACAGCCCGATGAACTAATTACCTTGGCCAAATCACAG GTGGATTATATCTTGGGTTCAAATCCGCAAAAAATGAGCTACATGGTAGGATTTGGGTCAAATTATCCGAAACAACTTCATCATAGAGGAGCATCCATTGTGTCCATCGAGAAGAATCCTGAACCTGTGACATGCAAAGGGGGCTTTGACTTGTATTTCAACAAGAATGAACCCAACCCAAATGTGTTGGACGGTGCAGTGGTTGGTGGCCCGGATGACAATGATGGCTTCACGGACTCAAGATCTAACTTCCAACAGGCTGAAACAGCAATTGCAAACATTGCACCACTAGTTGGCGTTTTGGCTCGGATTGCCTAA